A genomic region of Microlunatus sagamiharensis contains the following coding sequences:
- a CDS encoding DUF6882 domain-containing protein, whose translation MTFTGPAGTLETPAHLVGTAAPGPGSWMWAWNNVNAFADAVVARAATVRDFGTRFGIPELTSAEVPLRGSARADAVEYAVVAGLVNGGLPHYTAEVGGGTVVAFVLDEPRAALPAPSLVTAVSVIGETLMGGAVLDHRRALEAYAELRGLGLEPAGRDAVLLGPDGRVEVRFDEEDRIVGLEGSLGAGAGAEDGTGTGAGSGAED comes from the coding sequence CTGACCTTCACCGGTCCGGCCGGGACCCTGGAGACGCCCGCCCACCTCGTCGGCACCGCGGCCCCCGGCCCGGGCAGCTGGATGTGGGCCTGGAACAACGTCAACGCATTTGCCGACGCGGTCGTTGCGCGCGCGGCCACTGTGCGGGACTTCGGCACGCGCTTCGGCATCCCGGAGCTGACGAGCGCGGAGGTGCCGCTGCGGGGGAGCGCCCGCGCCGACGCCGTCGAGTACGCCGTGGTCGCCGGCCTCGTGAACGGCGGCCTGCCGCACTACACCGCCGAGGTGGGCGGCGGCACCGTCGTGGCCTTCGTGCTCGACGAGCCCCGCGCGGCGCTGCCGGCGCCCAGCCTCGTCACCGCGGTCTCGGTCATCGGGGAGACGCTGATGGGCGGCGCGGTCCTCGACCACCGCCGCGCGCTCGAGGCGTACGCGGAGCTGCGCGGCCTCGGCCTCGAGCCGGCCGGGCGCGACGCGGTGCTCCTCGGGCCGGACGGCCGGGTAGAGGTCCGCTTCGACGAGGAGGACCGGATCGTCGGCCTGGAGGGCTCGCTCGGCGCCGGCGCGGGTGCGGAGGACGGCACGGGGACCGGCGCTGGGAGCGGTGCCGAGGACTAA
- a CDS encoding ABC transporter ATP-binding protein, translated as MPYRWRFVVLVVVAVLGIGASILVPLVTRRVVDGPIANSDRPGLYVLGAVAIAVGVGEALLMFIRRWIVSKATLGVETDIRTQLYARLMRLPLAFHSRWASGQLLSRITSDLSVIRRFLGFGLVFLGVNILQIVVVVAILLHLYWPLGLVVVASTVPVTWVSLRTQKVYTKLSRAVQDQTGDVTSSVEEMARSLRVIKSFGRADHVFGGFDRRSTRLHDTAVTRVRVQSNFWTFLDVIPSVTLIIVLGLGALAVAQDRVTLGTLVAFTTLMMSLVWPVTSLGFLLSMTQDAMTAADRIAEVFDAEITIVDGPRELEAVRGELAFEHVSFRFPDASEDVLHDVNLHLAPGETVALVGATGSGKTIFTNLVARLWDVTGGRITLDGVDVRDLRLDRLRELVATAFEDPVLFSMSARENVALGQPDASDEEVLAAVEVAQAQFVHELPYGLDTRIGEQGMSLSGGQRQRLALARAVLARPSVLVLDDTLSALDIHTEALVEEALRRVLVDVTGIVVAHRASTVLLADRVALLQGGTITHVGTHTELLETVPAYRALLSAELDPSDELLEVAS; from the coding sequence CTGCCCTACCGCTGGCGCTTCGTCGTCCTCGTCGTCGTCGCCGTGCTCGGCATCGGCGCGAGCATCCTCGTGCCGCTGGTGACCCGCCGCGTGGTCGACGGCCCGATCGCGAACAGCGACCGGCCGGGCCTGTACGTGCTCGGGGCCGTCGCCATCGCCGTGGGCGTCGGCGAGGCGCTGCTGATGTTCATCCGGCGCTGGATCGTGTCCAAGGCGACCCTCGGCGTCGAGACCGACATCCGTACGCAGCTCTACGCCCGGCTCATGCGCCTGCCCCTGGCCTTCCACTCGCGCTGGGCCTCCGGGCAGCTGCTCTCGCGCATCACCTCCGACCTGTCGGTGATCCGCCGCTTCCTCGGCTTCGGCCTGGTCTTCCTCGGCGTCAACATCCTGCAGATCGTCGTGGTCGTGGCGATCCTGCTGCACCTCTACTGGCCGCTCGGGCTGGTCGTGGTGGCCTCGACCGTCCCCGTCACCTGGGTGTCGCTGCGGACGCAGAAGGTCTACACCAAGCTCTCCCGCGCGGTGCAGGACCAGACCGGCGACGTCACCTCCAGCGTCGAGGAGATGGCCCGCTCGCTGCGGGTGATCAAGTCCTTCGGGCGGGCCGACCACGTCTTCGGCGGCTTCGACCGCCGCAGCACGCGGCTGCACGACACCGCCGTCACGCGCGTACGGGTGCAGTCGAACTTCTGGACCTTCCTCGACGTCATCCCCAGCGTCACGCTGATCATCGTGCTCGGCCTCGGCGCGCTCGCCGTGGCGCAGGACCGGGTCACGCTCGGCACCCTGGTCGCCTTCACGACGCTGATGATGTCGCTCGTCTGGCCGGTGACCTCGCTGGGCTTCCTGCTGTCGATGACCCAGGACGCGATGACCGCGGCCGACCGCATCGCGGAGGTCTTCGACGCCGAGATCACCATCGTCGACGGGCCGCGCGAGCTCGAGGCCGTCCGCGGCGAGCTGGCCTTCGAGCACGTGTCGTTCCGCTTCCCGGACGCGAGCGAGGACGTCCTGCACGACGTCAACCTGCACCTCGCGCCCGGGGAGACCGTCGCCCTGGTCGGCGCCACCGGGTCGGGCAAGACGATCTTCACCAACCTCGTCGCCCGGCTCTGGGACGTCACCGGCGGGCGCATCACGCTCGACGGCGTCGACGTCCGCGACCTGCGCCTCGACCGGCTGCGCGAGCTCGTGGCCACGGCGTTCGAGGACCCGGTGCTGTTCAGCATGTCCGCGCGGGAGAACGTCGCTCTCGGCCAGCCCGACGCGAGCGACGAGGAGGTCCTCGCCGCCGTCGAGGTCGCCCAGGCGCAGTTCGTCCACGAGCTGCCGTACGGCCTGGACACCCGCATCGGCGAGCAGGGCATGAGCCTGTCCGGCGGTCAGCGCCAGCGCCTGGCCCTGGCCCGCGCCGTCCTCGCCCGCCCGTCGGTGCTCGTCCTCGACGACACGCTGTCCGCCCTCGACATCCACACCGAGGCGCTGGTCGAGGAGGCGCTGCGGCGCGTCCTGGTCGACGTGACCGGCATCGTCGTCGCCCACCGGGCGTCGACCGTGCTGCTGGCCGACCGCGTCGCCCTCCTGCAGGGCGGCACGATCACCCACGTCGGCACCCATACCGAGCTGCTGGAGACCGTGCCCGCCTACCGCGCGCTGCTGTCGGCCGAGCTCGACCCCTCCGACGAGCTGCTGGAGGTGGCCTCGTGA
- a CDS encoding ABC transporter ATP-binding protein, producing MTTAQERPLEVADDEREVERAVVVDEHERWRGVGVDSGASDEEVSRTGSRFLRQRSRRLLGSLLGPYKGWIVVMVLVVLVENAARLSIPLLVARGIDQGLPPVMDGGSPRTLLMIVAAMLVAVVLQSLGRIAFLRVSGRIGQDVLLELRRRVFTHFQKLDVAFHDRFTSGRVTSRLTSDIDAISELLVGGFDGLVTAVLTMVGVAVLMLSLDVELGLVCLLCFPVLLLLVRWFARRSATVYRRVRELSALVIVQFVETMTGIRAVQAYRREGRNSDIFDGIADRYKDANTDSFRLVAVFMPGVRLVGNITIGAALLFGGYRALEGDITIGVLTAFLLYLRMFFEPMQDISQFFNTFQSASSALEKLSGVLEEEPGVPEPAHPVALPRPRGEVRFDHVDFGYDPERLVVRDLGLTLREGETVAVVGTTGAGKTTIAKLLARFYDPTRGRVSLDGVDLRELADADLRRAVVMVTQENVMFSGSVADNIGFGRPDATRAEVEAAARAVGADTFIEALPEGYDTDVAKGGGRLSAGQRQLVAFARAFLADPAVLVLDEATSSLDIPSERLVQQALQTVLADRTAVIIAHRLSTVEIADRVLVVERGEIVEQGPPSLLLDESDGRYAALHDAWEASLA from the coding sequence GTGACGACCGCCCAGGAGCGGCCCCTCGAGGTCGCCGACGACGAGCGCGAGGTCGAGCGGGCGGTGGTCGTCGACGAGCACGAGCGGTGGCGGGGCGTCGGGGTCGACTCCGGCGCGAGCGACGAGGAGGTCAGCCGTACGGGCAGCCGCTTCCTGCGCCAGCGCAGCCGGCGCCTGCTCGGCTCGCTGCTCGGCCCGTACAAGGGCTGGATCGTGGTCATGGTGCTCGTCGTCCTCGTCGAGAACGCCGCCCGGCTGTCGATCCCGCTGCTCGTGGCCCGCGGGATCGACCAGGGCCTGCCGCCGGTCATGGACGGCGGGAGCCCCCGCACGCTGCTGATGATCGTCGCGGCGATGCTCGTCGCCGTCGTGCTGCAGTCGCTCGGCCGGATCGCCTTCCTGCGGGTGTCGGGGCGGATCGGCCAGGACGTGCTGCTCGAGCTGCGGCGCCGGGTCTTCACCCACTTCCAGAAGCTCGACGTCGCCTTCCACGACCGCTTCACCTCCGGCCGCGTGACGTCGCGGCTGACCAGCGACATCGACGCCATCTCCGAGCTGCTCGTCGGCGGCTTCGACGGCCTGGTGACCGCGGTGCTGACCATGGTCGGCGTCGCGGTCCTGATGCTCAGCCTCGACGTGGAGCTGGGCCTGGTCTGCCTGCTCTGCTTCCCGGTGCTGCTGCTGCTCGTGCGGTGGTTCGCGCGGCGCTCGGCCACGGTCTACCGCCGGGTCCGCGAGCTGTCGGCCCTGGTCATCGTGCAGTTCGTCGAGACCATGACCGGCATCCGCGCGGTGCAGGCCTACCGCCGCGAGGGCCGCAACTCCGACATCTTCGACGGCATCGCCGACCGCTACAAGGACGCGAACACCGACTCCTTCCGCCTCGTCGCCGTCTTCATGCCCGGCGTCCGGCTGGTCGGCAACATCACCATCGGCGCGGCCCTGCTGTTCGGCGGCTACCGGGCGCTCGAGGGCGACATCACCATCGGCGTGCTGACGGCCTTCCTGCTCTACCTGCGGATGTTCTTCGAGCCGATGCAGGACATCAGCCAGTTCTTCAACACCTTCCAGTCCGCCTCGTCGGCGCTGGAGAAGCTGTCCGGGGTGCTCGAGGAGGAGCCGGGAGTGCCCGAGCCGGCCCACCCCGTCGCGCTGCCGCGGCCGCGCGGCGAGGTCCGCTTCGACCACGTCGACTTCGGCTACGACCCCGAGCGCCTCGTCGTTCGGGACCTCGGGCTGACCCTGCGCGAGGGCGAGACCGTCGCCGTCGTGGGGACGACCGGCGCGGGCAAGACGACGATCGCCAAGCTCCTGGCCCGCTTCTACGACCCCACCCGGGGACGGGTGAGCCTCGACGGGGTCGACCTGCGCGAGCTCGCCGACGCCGACCTGCGCCGGGCGGTGGTGATGGTGACGCAGGAGAACGTCATGTTCTCCGGCAGCGTGGCCGACAACATCGGGTTCGGCCGGCCCGACGCCACCCGCGCCGAGGTCGAGGCCGCGGCCCGCGCGGTCGGGGCCGACACGTTCATCGAGGCGCTGCCGGAGGGCTACGACACCGACGTCGCCAAGGGCGGCGGCCGGCTCTCCGCGGGCCAGCGCCAGCTGGTCGCGTTCGCCCGAGCCTTCCTCGCCGACCCCGCGGTGCTGGTCCTGGACGAGGCGACGTCGAGCCTCGACATCCCGAGCGAGCGGCTCGTGCAGCAGGCGCTGCAGACCGTGCTCGCCGACCGTACGGCGGTGATCATCGCCCACCGCCTGAGCACGGTCGAGATCGCCGACCGCGTCCTCGTCGTCGAGCGCGGCGAGATCGTCGAGCAGGGCCCGCCCTCGCTCCTGCTGGACGAGTCGGACGGCCGCTACGCCGCCCTGCACGACGCCTGGGAGGCCTCGCTCGCCTGA
- a CDS encoding Dabb family protein has product MTTTHVVLVSWRPGTAEEAERTVRPLVADFGRTIPDVVDVVEGPSSSPEGKEDGFDYMLVVTFASPEARDVYLDHPNHEPVKSAIGANADRVVVFDV; this is encoded by the coding sequence GTGACCACCACCCACGTCGTGCTCGTGTCCTGGCGTCCCGGCACGGCCGAGGAGGCCGAGCGGACCGTGCGCCCGCTCGTCGCCGACTTCGGCCGGACCATCCCCGACGTCGTCGACGTCGTCGAGGGGCCCTCCTCGAGTCCCGAGGGCAAGGAGGACGGCTTCGACTACATGCTCGTCGTCACGTTCGCCTCGCCGGAGGCGCGCGACGTCTACCTCGACCACCCCAACCACGAGCCCGTGAAGTCCGCCATCGGCGCCAACGCGGACCGGGTCGTCGTCTTCGACGTCTGA
- a CDS encoding cobalt-precorrin-6A reductase, which produces MSVLVLGGTAEARALAARLVADGVDVLSSLAGRVSQPALPVGRVRVGGFGGVEGLATFLVEHHVTAVVDATHPFAARISANAAAACAVTGTPLLRLARPGWSEHPDAGRWTWVDGVEGVLAVPGERPFLTTGRQGLAAFLPWADRSVLVRVVDPPDLDLPPAWRVVRSRGPYALDGERALLAEHRADLLVTKDSGGTHTEAKLDAARELGVPVVVVRRPSAPADVPAVGEVGDAVAWVRTAAG; this is translated from the coding sequence GTGAGCGTCCTCGTCCTGGGCGGCACGGCCGAGGCCCGCGCGCTGGCCGCGCGGCTCGTCGCCGACGGGGTCGACGTGCTCTCCTCGCTCGCGGGCCGCGTCTCGCAGCCGGCGCTGCCCGTGGGCCGGGTGCGGGTCGGCGGGTTCGGCGGGGTCGAGGGCCTCGCGACGTTTCTCGTGGAACATCACGTCACCGCCGTCGTCGACGCCACGCACCCCTTCGCCGCGAGGATCTCGGCCAACGCGGCCGCAGCCTGCGCCGTCACCGGCACCCCGCTGCTCCGCCTGGCCCGCCCCGGCTGGTCCGAGCACCCCGACGCCGGACGGTGGACCTGGGTCGACGGCGTCGAGGGCGTGCTCGCCGTCCCCGGCGAGCGGCCGTTCCTCACCACCGGTCGGCAGGGGCTGGCCGCCTTCCTGCCCTGGGCCGACCGCTCGGTCCTCGTCCGGGTGGTCGACCCGCCCGACCTCGACCTGCCACCGGCCTGGCGGGTCGTCCGCTCGCGCGGGCCGTACGCGCTCGACGGCGAACGGGCGCTCCTCGCCGAGCACCGCGCCGACCTGCTCGTGACCAAGGACTCCGGCGGCACCCACACCGAGGCCAAGCTCGACGCCGCGCGCGAGCTCGGCGTACCCGTCGTCGTGGTCCGTCGGCCGTCGGCACCCGCGGACGTCCCCGCGGTCGGCGAGGTCGGGGACGCCGTCGCCTGGGTGCGCACCGCGGCCGGCTGA
- a CDS encoding cobalamin biosynthesis protein, which yields MTTLGAGPRATAAGLLLGYAADVVLGDPRRGHPVAAFGTVAGALERRVWAPDRLRGTAYAGVLVGGAVLLGVGLERLGRAPVARVLVTAAATWAVLGGRSLRREAETVAAQLERGDLAAARVQVTHLVGRDTTRLDADEVARACVESVAENTSDAVVAPLLWGAVAGVPGLLAYRAANTLDAMVGHRSERYRRFGWAAARFDDLLNLGPARVAGLLAAVAAPLVGGTPGAALGAVRRDAAQHPSPNAGVVEASFAGALGVRLGGVNAYEGHVEDRGTLGDGRPVAVADVARTVRLARATSLLSLAVAVGLALGRGLVRRTSA from the coding sequence GTGACGACCCTAGGCGCTGGCCCGCGGGCGACGGCGGCGGGCCTGCTGCTCGGCTACGCCGCCGACGTCGTCCTCGGCGACCCCCGCCGCGGGCACCCGGTCGCCGCCTTCGGCACCGTCGCCGGTGCCCTGGAGCGGCGGGTCTGGGCGCCCGACCGGCTCCGGGGGACGGCGTACGCAGGAGTGCTCGTCGGGGGTGCCGTGCTGCTCGGGGTCGGCCTCGAACGGCTCGGGCGTGCCCCGGTCGCCCGCGTCCTCGTCACGGCGGCGGCGACGTGGGCGGTGCTCGGGGGACGTTCGCTGCGGCGCGAGGCCGAGACGGTGGCCGCGCAGCTCGAGCGGGGCGACCTGGCCGCGGCCCGCGTGCAGGTGACGCACCTGGTGGGACGCGACACGACCCGGCTCGACGCCGACGAGGTCGCCCGGGCCTGCGTCGAGTCGGTCGCGGAGAACACCTCCGACGCCGTCGTCGCCCCGCTGCTGTGGGGCGCGGTCGCCGGCGTGCCGGGGCTGCTCGCCTACCGGGCCGCGAACACCCTCGACGCCATGGTCGGGCACCGCTCGGAGCGCTACCGGCGGTTCGGGTGGGCGGCGGCGCGGTTCGACGACCTGCTCAACCTCGGGCCCGCCCGCGTCGCCGGCCTGCTGGCCGCCGTCGCGGCGCCACTCGTCGGGGGCACCCCCGGCGCCGCGCTGGGCGCGGTGCGGCGTGACGCGGCCCAGCACCCCAGCCCGAACGCCGGCGTCGTCGAGGCGTCGTTCGCCGGGGCCCTCGGCGTCCGGCTCGGCGGGGTGAACGCGTACGAGGGGCACGTCGAGGACCGCGGGACGCTCGGCGACGGGCGACCGGTGGCGGTCGCCGACGTGGCCCGGACGGTCCGCCTGGCCCGGGCGACGTCGCTGCTGAGCCTCGCGGTCGCCGTCGGGCTGGCTCTCGGCCGCGGTCTCGTCCGCCGGACGTCCGCGTGA
- a CDS encoding bifunctional adenosylcobinamide kinase/adenosylcobinamide-phosphate guanylyltransferase has protein sequence MSPLASAPAQRTLVTGGARSGKSRFAEGLVADAETVTYVAPGPVPDPATDAEWAARVRVHQQRRPEHWTTVETDDVAAVLRRGDDAYLVDCLGTWVTAVVDGLGTWDVPLPDWQADFDARVEDLLDAWRSTPRIAVAVTNEVGWGLVSEHRSGRVFTDLLGQVNAAVAGASEDCVLMVAGRALYV, from the coding sequence ATGTCTCCTCTCGCCTCGGCACCGGCCCAGCGCACGCTCGTCACCGGCGGTGCCCGTTCGGGCAAGTCGCGCTTCGCGGAGGGTCTGGTGGCCGACGCGGAGACCGTCACCTACGTCGCGCCGGGCCCTGTGCCCGACCCGGCGACCGACGCGGAGTGGGCTGCGCGGGTGCGCGTGCACCAGCAGCGCCGCCCGGAGCACTGGACGACCGTCGAGACCGACGACGTGGCCGCGGTGCTGCGCCGCGGCGACGACGCCTACCTCGTCGACTGCCTGGGGACCTGGGTGACCGCGGTGGTCGACGGCCTGGGCACCTGGGACGTGCCGCTGCCCGACTGGCAGGCCGACTTCGACGCCCGCGTCGAGGACCTCCTCGACGCGTGGCGCTCGACGCCGCGCATCGCCGTGGCCGTGACCAACGAGGTGGGCTGGGGCCTGGTGTCGGAGCACCGCTCGGGGCGCGTGTTCACCGACCTGCTCGGCCAGGTCAACGCCGCCGTCGCCGGCGCGAGCGAGGACTGCGTGCTGATGGTCGCGGGGCGCGCCCTCTACGTCTGA
- a CDS encoding adenosylcobinamide-GDP ribazoletransferase, with protein MLDALRLAGGFLSVVPVRPVEATPRTAGRAMVLGPVAVLPVAALAGLVVLLAQLAVLPPAVRALLVVGVLALGTRAMHLDGLADTVDGLGASWDRARALEVMRRGDVGPMGAVALVVVLGLQVAGLAALPYASGGALAVLLLVCASRAVLVLVCRVGVPAARPDGLGRVVAGSVGPLGVATGTLLLLGLAVVAGLAVRQPWWLGLVAGVLAAVVVLVLVRHTTRRFGGVSGDVMGAAVEAAFATLLVVLAAAA; from the coding sequence GTGCTCGACGCGCTGCGGCTGGCCGGCGGGTTCCTGAGCGTCGTGCCCGTACGCCCGGTCGAGGCGACGCCGCGCACGGCCGGTCGCGCGATGGTCCTCGGGCCGGTCGCCGTGCTCCCGGTCGCCGCGCTCGCCGGCCTGGTCGTGCTGCTCGCGCAGCTCGCGGTGCTGCCGCCCGCCGTCCGCGCCCTCCTGGTGGTCGGCGTCCTGGCCCTGGGGACGCGGGCCATGCACCTCGACGGGCTCGCCGACACCGTCGACGGGCTCGGCGCCAGCTGGGACCGGGCCCGCGCGCTCGAGGTGATGCGCCGCGGCGACGTCGGCCCGATGGGTGCCGTCGCCCTGGTCGTCGTCCTCGGCCTCCAGGTCGCCGGGCTCGCCGCGCTCCCGTACGCGTCGGGTGGCGCCCTCGCGGTGCTGCTGCTGGTCTGCGCGTCGCGGGCCGTGCTCGTGCTGGTCTGCCGCGTCGGTGTGCCGGCGGCGCGACCGGACGGCCTGGGCCGGGTCGTCGCCGGCTCGGTCGGCCCGCTCGGGGTGGCGACCGGGACGCTCCTGCTCCTCGGCCTCGCGGTCGTCGCCGGGCTCGCCGTGCGTCAGCCGTGGTGGCTGGGGCTGGTCGCGGGGGTCCTGGCCGCGGTCGTGGTGCTCGTGCTGGTCCGGCACACCACGCGCCGCTTCGGCGGGGTCAGCGGCGACGTCATGGGGGCCGCGGTCGAGGCGGCGTTCGCGACGCTGCTGGTCGTGCTGGCGGCCGCGGCGTGA
- the cobT gene encoding nicotinate-nucleotide--dimethylbenzimidazole phosphoribosyltransferase, protein MIAPPSAAAARAARERSDALAKPLGALGRLEDAAAWVAACQGTCPPRPLERVRLTVLAGDHGVSHAGVSAYPREVTGAMVAAMAGGGSGANVLARQHGVAMQVLDIAVDADLGGLGPAVGRHRLRRSSGSIDTEDALRADEVRTALDAGAAIAAEEIAAGADLLLLGDLGIGNTTPAAALVAATFGVGADAVVGRGTGVDDAALAHKTEVVATALARAGARVDDPVQRLAALGSADLAVGVGFLCAAARAGVPVLLDGIVSLAELAVAEDLEPGVVAWCAAGHRSTEPAQQLALDKLGLEPLVDLGLRLGEGTGALTALPVLRSAVLLLREMALLADLAPGG, encoded by the coding sequence GTGATCGCGCCGCCGTCGGCGGCGGCCGCCCGCGCCGCCCGGGAACGGTCGGACGCCCTGGCCAAGCCGCTCGGGGCGCTCGGACGCCTCGAGGACGCGGCTGCCTGGGTCGCCGCCTGCCAGGGCACCTGCCCGCCGCGCCCGCTCGAGCGCGTACGCCTCACCGTCCTCGCCGGCGACCACGGCGTCTCGCACGCCGGGGTCTCGGCCTACCCCCGCGAGGTCACCGGCGCGATGGTCGCCGCGATGGCCGGGGGCGGTTCGGGGGCGAACGTCCTCGCCCGCCAGCACGGCGTGGCCATGCAGGTCCTCGACATCGCGGTGGACGCCGACCTCGGCGGCCTCGGTCCCGCGGTCGGGCGCCACCGCCTGCGGCGCTCGTCCGGGTCGATCGACACCGAGGACGCGCTGAGGGCCGACGAGGTCCGCACCGCGCTGGACGCCGGCGCGGCGATCGCGGCCGAGGAGATCGCGGCCGGGGCCGACCTGCTGCTGCTCGGCGACCTGGGCATCGGCAACACCACACCGGCCGCGGCCCTGGTCGCCGCCACCTTCGGCGTGGGGGCGGACGCGGTCGTCGGGCGCGGCACCGGCGTCGACGACGCCGCGCTCGCGCACAAGACGGAGGTCGTCGCCACCGCGCTCGCCCGCGCCGGCGCGCGCGTCGACGACCCCGTGCAGCGGCTCGCCGCCCTCGGCTCGGCCGACCTCGCCGTCGGTGTCGGGTTCCTGTGCGCCGCGGCACGGGCCGGGGTGCCCGTCCTGCTCGACGGCATCGTCAGCCTCGCCGAGCTGGCCGTCGCCGAGGACCTCGAACCGGGCGTGGTCGCCTGGTGCGCCGCCGGCCACCGCTCCACCGAGCCCGCCCAGCAGCTCGCCCTCGACAAGCTCGGGCTCGAGCCGCTGGTCGACCTCGGCCTGCGCCTCGGCGAAGGGACGGGTGCGCTCACCGCGCTGCCCGTCCTGCGCTCCGCCGTCCTGCTGCTGCGCGAGATGGCGCTGCTCGCGGACCTGGCGCCGGGCGGGTAG
- a CDS encoding CbtA family protein, which produces MTTARDLLVRGLLAGLLAGVAAFFVAYVVGEPSVSAAIALEDSAGGHSHGTDTGSAAAEDHDHGHAAGGHDHGTAGETEVPRSLQSTAGLATATIVAGVTLGGLIGVVSALGMGRFGRLGARGVPLLVAGLGFVAVYLVPFLTYPPNPPAVGSADTIGYRTELYFLLVAISVIAGVTAVLVGRRAAARWGAWYAAIVCGAAYVVVVGLASSLVPTYDEVPEGFPASVLYDFRLSSVLVQLTLWGVIGLVTAELAHRLAVRGRRSERTTALVDA; this is translated from the coding sequence ATGACCACAGCCCGGGACCTGCTGGTCCGGGGGCTGCTGGCCGGCCTGCTCGCCGGCGTCGCCGCGTTCTTCGTGGCGTACGTCGTCGGTGAGCCGTCCGTCAGCGCCGCCATCGCCCTCGAGGACTCCGCAGGGGGTCACTCGCACGGGACCGACACCGGTTCCGCCGCCGCCGAGGACCACGACCACGGTCACGCCGCCGGTGGTCACGACCACGGCACCGCCGGGGAGACCGAGGTCCCCCGTTCGCTGCAGTCGACCGCCGGACTGGCCACCGCGACGATCGTCGCCGGGGTCACCCTCGGCGGGCTGATCGGCGTGGTCAGCGCGCTCGGGATGGGCCGCTTCGGCCGACTCGGGGCCCGGGGCGTGCCGCTCCTGGTCGCCGGGCTCGGCTTCGTCGCGGTCTACCTCGTGCCGTTCCTGACCTACCCGCCCAACCCGCCGGCCGTCGGTTCGGCCGACACCATCGGCTACCGCACCGAGCTCTACTTCCTGCTCGTGGCCATCTCGGTGATCGCCGGGGTGACCGCCGTGCTGGTCGGCCGTCGGGCCGCTGCGCGCTGGGGCGCCTGGTACGCCGCGATCGTCTGCGGGGCCGCGTACGTCGTCGTGGTCGGCCTGGCGAGCAGCCTGGTGCCGACCTACGACGAGGTGCCCGAGGGCTTCCCGGCGAGCGTGCTCTACGACTTCCGGCTGTCGAGCGTGCTCGTCCAGCTCACCCTGTGGGGCGTCATCGGGCTCGTCACCGCCGAGCTGGCGCACCGCCTGGCCGTCCGCGGCCGTCGCAGCGAGCGCACCACCGCGCTGGTCGACGCGTGA
- a CDS encoding CbtB domain-containing protein, with the protein MTDHRTPTAIAAPAPAPAAVTLKPVPLHQVLPWLAFAALLAFVAMYFVGAEQGATSLLNGTAVHEWTHDGRHLLGFPCH; encoded by the coding sequence ATGACCGACCACCGCACCCCCACCGCCATCGCCGCGCCGGCCCCTGCGCCCGCAGCCGTGACGCTCAAGCCCGTCCCGCTGCACCAGGTGCTGCCCTGGCTCGCGTTCGCCGCGCTGCTCGCCTTCGTGGCGATGTACTTCGTCGGCGCCGAGCAGGGGGCCACCTCGCTGCTGAACGGCACCGCCGTGCACGAGTGGACCCACGACGGGCGCCACCTCCTCGGCTTCCCCTGCCACTGA